Proteins encoded within one genomic window of Oryza brachyantha chromosome 7, ObraRS2, whole genome shotgun sequence:
- the LOC102706583 gene encoding uncharacterized protein LOC102706583 — protein MEELSAPLAKRRKRDEPDGQGRSEDGDLGGDPDAGVDLISLLPDEILGSVISLLPTKDGAQTTVLSSRILAAHGGPARCLSLRSLYGKFDAWFGSAALNSLEHLEFGYAGEGRHGMDPDPRPPRPLPPSALRSAATLRTAYISGSDFPAAAAAPCLPRLTKLTLHSVAIAEDVLHRLLAGCAVLESLGLEDSRRFNAVRIASPTLRSVGFSVAAETELVIEDAPCLERLMLLDPYSGPKIVKVIRAPQLKVLGYLSNKITKLDLGPVIIQETMVVSSTASLRKVKVLVLESTGPNLDTIVGFLKCFPCLEKLYITSFLRKNMKNTRRYNPQEPIECLDLHLRYVILNQYQGMRPNVNFAKFFILNARVLKAMKFGVVVGCTDKWMENQHRRQQLDHKASPDAQFEFQRDYCWRNILYNNHVRDLPTIDPFDGSIC, from the exons ATGGAAGAGCTGAGCGCTCCACTTGCCAAGAGACGGAAACGCGACGAACCGGACGGGCAAGGGCGCTCGGAGGACGGCGATCTTGGCGGCGACCCAGATGCTGGCGTCGACCTTATCAGCCTCCTCCCCGACGAGATCCTCGGCAGCGTCATCTCGCTCCTCCCGACCAAGGACGGCGCGCAGACCACCGTGCTCTCCTCCCG GATCCTCGCGGCACACGGCGGGCCGGCACGCTGCCTTTCCCTCCGCAGCCTCTACGGCAAGTTCGACGCCTGGTTCGGCTCCGCCGCCCTCAACAGCCTCGAGCACCTCGAGTTCGGGTACGCTGGCGAGGGACGCCATGGCATGGACCCGGACCCcaggccgccgcgcccgctgccgccgtccgcgctccgctccgccgcgacGCTCCGCACGGCCTACATCAGCGGCAGCGacttccccgccgccgccgccgcgccgtgcctCCCGCGGCTGACGAAGCTAACCCTCCAcagcgtcgccatcgccgaggACGTCCTCCACCGCCTGCTCGCCGGCTGCGCCGTGCTCGAGAGCCTGGGTCTCGAGGACAGCCGCAGGTTCAACGCCGTCCGGATCGCCTCGCCGACGCTCCGGAGCGTCGGCTTCTCCGTTGCCGCCGAGACGGAGCTCGTGATCGAGGATGCGCCATGCCTCGAGAGATTGATGCTGCTCGACCCGTATAGCGGCCCAAAGATCGTCAAGGTTATCAGGGCGCCTCAACTGAAGGTGCTCGGTTACCTGTCCAACAAAATCACCAAACTTGATCTTGGACCTGTGATTATTCAG GAAACGATGGTCGTCAGTTCAACAGCCTCGCTGCGCAAAGTAAAGGTTTTAGTTCTTGAGTCCACTGGACCAAATCTGGACACAATCGTTGGCTTCCTTAAATGTTTTCCATGCTTGGAGAAGCTCTACATCACG TCATTTCTGCGgaagaatatgaaaaatacacGACGTTACAATCCACAGGAACCTATTGAATGCCTTGATCTTCATCTCAGATATGTAATACTGAACCAATATCAAGGAATGAGACCAAATGTGAACTTTGCCAAGTTCTTTATCTTGAATGCAAGAGTGCTCAAGGCCATGAAATTTGGTGTCGTTGTCGGTTGCACTGACAAATGGATGGAGAATCAACATAGGCGGCAACAACTTGATCACAAGGCTTCTCCAGATGCTCAGTTCGAATTTCAAAGAGATTATTGCTGgcgaaatattttatataacaaCCACGTCCGTGATCTGCCCACAATTGACCCTTTTGATGGATCGATTTGTTGA